The Clostridium sp. AWRP genome has a window encoding:
- a CDS encoding lantibiotic immunity ABC transporter MutG family permease subunit, protein MGKLFKLIRSDFQKIRHTPIIWIHIIVPILISMLFVASYYTSLPATIDTVSEVLSTGFPLIIGIVCAMVVEQEADAGNFQEILMARHKLLKFFSKLCMLLLMGLGSLIVAIGILGLGLEFLVHKNVFNAVFYGKMTLILLFCEIFLYLLHLLCSFRFGSGASIGLGIAESFITALMLTGLGDGIWKWTPCSWGGRIPGYYISLKIDNGKHLFLINEFHSGIYICLIATILLFLISFLWYNYFEGRSEN, encoded by the coding sequence ATGGGTAAACTTTTTAAACTTATAAGATCAGATTTTCAGAAAATACGTCATACTCCAATAATATGGATACACATTATAGTTCCAATATTAATTTCAATGCTATTTGTAGCATCATATTACACATCATTGCCTGCAACTATAGACACTGTTTCAGAAGTCTTATCAACGGGATTTCCGCTTATAATTGGAATTGTCTGTGCCATGGTTGTAGAACAGGAAGCTGATGCAGGAAATTTTCAGGAAATTTTGATGGCAAGGCATAAACTGCTTAAATTTTTCAGCAAATTGTGTATGCTGCTTCTTATGGGATTAGGTTCTTTAATTGTAGCTATTGGTATTTTAGGTTTGGGATTAGAATTTTTAGTTCATAAAAATGTATTTAATGCAGTCTTCTATGGGAAGATGACTTTAATTTTATTGTTTTGTGAAATCTTTTTATACTTATTGCATTTGTTGTGTAGTTTTAGATTTGGAAGTGGAGCGTCTATAGGACTTGGAATAGCAGAAAGTTTTATTACTGCCCTTATGCTTACAGGACTTGGAGATGGAATTTGGAAATGGACTCCTTGCAGCTGGGGAGGTAGAATACCTGGTTATTATATTAGTCTAAAAATTGATAATGGTAAGCATTTGTTTTTAATAAATGAATTTCATAGTGGGATATATATTTGTTTAATTGCGACTATTTTGTTATTTTTAATAAGCTTTTTATGGTATAACTATTTTGAGGGAAGAAGTGAAAATTAA
- a CDS encoding RusA family crossover junction endodeoxyribonuclease produces MIKPYAKIIVKGSPISKSNFKLFNVNGRAILPYNSGKYHDRYALYEEEIAYECRSQNPGLVIEESLIALLKVYYKSKKRHPDTNNITKSIFDGIEKSGLIINDAQIRRLIIEEHYDQDYPRFELELFGESTYDMSYNVFKKDTIDEPINYSPPPNKKRSFKNTKKTSSFHEEHEHRVCEICQKSVSSSELISANKGTVMICKDCFNKLFK; encoded by the coding sequence ATGATCAAACCTTATGCAAAAATTATAGTAAAAGGTTCTCCTATATCCAAATCAAATTTTAAGCTGTTTAACGTAAATGGAAGAGCCATATTGCCCTATAATTCTGGAAAATATCACGACAGATATGCCCTCTATGAAGAAGAAATAGCTTATGAATGCAGGAGTCAAAATCCTGGACTAGTTATAGAAGAATCCCTTATAGCCCTTTTAAAAGTATACTATAAGAGTAAAAAAAGACACCCTGATACCAACAACATAACTAAAAGTATATTTGATGGTATTGAAAAAAGTGGGCTCATAATAAATGATGCCCAAATTAGAAGATTAATCATAGAAGAACATTATGATCAGGATTATCCTAGATTTGAACTGGAGTTATTTGGTGAGAGTACTTATGACATGAGCTACAATGTTTTTAAAAAAGATACCATAGATGAACCTATAAACTACTCACCTCCTCCAAATAAGAAAAGAAGCTTTAAAAACACTAAAAAAACATCAAGTTTCCATGAGGAGCATGAACATCGCGTATGTGAAATTTGCCAAAAATCAGTAAGTAGTAGTGAACTAATATCTGCAAACAAAGGTACAGTCATGATTTGCAAAGATTGTTTTAATAAACTATTTAAATAA